The Novipirellula caenicola genome segment TTGGCATCGGGTTGGACTTCGTGGCCTTTCGCGAACAGGTTTTCACAATACGGATCGTAGTGCGAAAAATCGTGGCCACGGTCACGCATCATCCGTGTGAACATGCCATAGCCGCCGCCGTAGTCGACGCCTGATTCGACCCCCGGCAGCACCAATCGCAGCGTGCGATCGACAATCTTTGCAAACGCTTCGTTTCGCCCTACCAGTCCAACGTCCGTCGACACAATGGCCGAGTCATACGCTTCGTCTAGCCAGTACGGGGTTTCGGTTTGAATGAATTCGCAATCGGTACAGCGAAAGTATTCGATCTCGTAGCGGCTCAGGATGGTTGCTCGTGCGAATGATTCCGAACGTCCGTTGCAGACGAGGCAATCCACTGCCATGGCCGGGCCCTTGAAAAGGTTATCAATTACGCGGCATGACGCACGCAATTTCGATTTAGTAAGTCTTCATAGACCTTTATCGTCTGCGCGGCAGTGTTTTCCCAGGAAAAATAATCGGCACGGCAATGACCGGCAGCAATTTTGCTATCACGGTCGGTGATGGTGTTGTTGCCAGCGGCAATCAGCAGTTCGGCAAGCTCGTCGACGTTTTCGGGGTCAAAGAAATAGCCTGCCGAGCCCGCGACTTCTCGCAGCGCAGCACAGGATGAGGCAAAGACCAGGCATCCATTGATCATTGCTTCGAGCACAGGCAATCCAAAACCTTCCATTTTCGAAGGGAAAACAAAGGCGTTGCAGTGCTGGTACAGCGTTTTCAGTAACGAATCGTCAGCGGCAACGTACAGCTGCGTGCGGGGATCCTCGTTGGACCATCCCAGCGCAGCCTGCTCACGCGGTTTCATTCGCGGGCCCACCAGCACGAGGTTCAAATCGGGCGTTGCCTGCTTCATCTTGTTCCAAGCACGCCACAGCAAGTCAAAATTCTTGTAGCCCCCGCGTCGACCGACGAACAACACGAACGGACGCCCACGGAGTTCTTCGGGCAGCGGAGCAGCATTCACATTGGCCAATCCACTTCCCAGCGAGGTGATCGAAGCACGATCTGCGGCAGCCGGAAACCGCTCGCACAATTCGTCGTACGTGGTTTGCGAAATGCAGCAGATATGGTCCGCCACGTCGATCGCCCTGGCCTTCATCGTCAATGACTTGCCAGTCGGATCGGTATCGGGAAACGCTTCGTGGATAAAGTCGTAGACCGTGATCACCGTTGGCACGGCAGACCGCTGGATCGGACGTCGGCACAGACCTTGGTAATAGGTCCAATGGACAAGGTCGGCTTGCTGTGCTCGCATCCGTTGGTTGATCCGGCCGTGCTGGGCAGGATGCCAAAGTTTCCGCAGGAACTTCAGCGGCGGCCGCGTTGCCACCGTTTCGTATTGAAAATGAGGGTGCGTAATCCCCGACGCCGGTTCTTCCGGTCCTAGCATGATCGGCGTGGTTTGCGCCGGAAGTCGATTGATCAGCTCGACAAAATAACGTGCAACGCCTCCGCAACGAAGCATCTCGAATATGGAACCTTCGTAAAGAACTCGCATGCTATCGTTAACTATGGTCAGAGAATGGAGTGAACGGAATGAAAACGGTGTTGGCCAAGTGGAGGCGATGGGGACGATGAAGGGTGCGGTCGATTCGTAGGTCCCAGCGAAAGTGGCGAAATCGGTTCGGAAACCATCTGCCGTTATCGTCAGGGGGGAGTTTCAAGGGGGCTCGACTGGGGAGCCGGTGTTGCCCCGTAGGTCCGTTGTAGCAAACTACCCTGGTTTGGAGAAAGAGAATTCGAGGCCGTTCCCACCAGCTTTTCGTCCTTTGCAGTGTCTGTCCCTTTGTGAGGGCTATGTCCCCGTTTCCAGGGGACTGTTTCCTGGGCACTGTCCCCGCCATCGCTATCCCCTCCAGTCTACCCGTCTACCGGGACTGTCCCTTTAATTTCAGTCCTTCTGATTTCACGAGTCTGCCCGCAAGTTCTCCTGTTTTTTGGTTGCGTCAGGTTCGCATGGAAGCGGTGCCCGTCTCTTGCTTGCAAACGCTCTCCCAGCCTCCCCCCCTCGTCGGGCTCTGTCCCCGATGAGGTCACTGTCCCCAATGAAGTCAGTCCTCACTAAAACACGCAAAAAACGCTTGAAAAGCATGGATCCCCCAAAAACAGGCTCTGTCCCTAGTGAGGTGGTCCCTAGTGAGGTGGGCTCTGTCCCTGGTGAGGTGATTGCTAGCATTTGTTGGTGGGCGGATGGGGGCTGGCAGGAATTGGCTTGCTCTGCAGGACCTCTCACACAACCAAACCGCTGGGCAAGTCTGGTTCTGATCGGCTTTCTCGGCTCTTGGCTTGCACGCTTTTCTCACAATCCATCTCCCTTAACACCGCCTCTCCATTTCACTGCCGTTAATGAACGTATGATCCCCATTCCGCGAGACTGCGGAAGTTGGGGCGTTGCGTCGAGATCAGAGGCTAGCTCAATCCTCGGCCCACTCTTCAGTCGGGTTCGCTTGGTTCCGGCCGCTCCTACGTGCAGCCCGGCCGCTATCCGCATCGCGGCGCACCAAATCAACAGCCAAGTGCCGTCTGGTTGGGGCGAGTGATCGTTTGAATCTCTTGAATCTCTCTGCCGGGCGGCTCCACGCGGATCTGCCATAAAAACGCCCGTTTACTACGACAAGTGGAGGGCATCGGGCGTCGGTAGGTGAGCTAAGTCGAGTGCGGATTCTCAGTCATCGGGTTCTTGAGGGGCTTATTTGGCTTAGCCAGCGGTGCCGAGCAAAGAAATACGGTGCCGCAAGCCCCCATTGGCCTCGACGATTCTGCGGTTTGCCTGCTACATTGCCCCGCTTGCCCAATTCGGCATTCTCCGACAGCCCATTACTATTCACAGGCCACCTACGCCGTGATCGTCATTCTGCAAAGCAACGTAACGGAAGAGCAAATCGATCACGTGCTTCGTCGGATCGAGGCTCTCGGGCTGCAACACCACCTCAGCCGTGGGACGTTTCGCACGATTGTCGGCATCATCGGCGACGAAGAAAAACTGCAATCCGAGCCGCTGCACGCGATTCCTGGCGTGGCCCAGGTCATCCCCGTCCTGCCGCCCTACAAGCTGGCCTCGCTCGAAGCCCACCCCGAACCGAGCATCGTCGACGTTTCTGGGGTGAAAATCGGCAATGGGCATCTCGGCATGATCGCGGGCCCGTGCAGTGTCGAAGACCGCGACCGCATGTTTCGAATCGCAGAAAGCGTCTGCGAATCGGGAGCAAACCTGTTCCGCGGCGGCGCCTACAAGCCACGAACCAGCCCCTACGCGTTCCAGGGACTTGGCGAAGCCGGTCTGAAGCTACTTCGCGAAGTGGGCGACAAGTTCAATATGCCGGTTGTCACCGAGGTTACCGATCCTCGTTTGGTGGAATTGGTCGCTGAACATGCGGACATGTTGCAGGTTGGTGCACGCAACATGCAGAACTTTGCCTTGTTGACCGAAGTTGGCAAGTCGAAGCGGCCAGTGCTTCTAAAACGCGGCATGAGCGCTACGATCACCGATTTGTTGATGTGTGCCGAGTACATTCTGTCGCAAGGCAACATGAACGTGGTGCTCTGTGAGCGTGGGGTCAAAGGGTTCGACAGCGCGACGCGGAATCTGTTTGATGTTGCCGCGGTTCCTTTGATTCATAATTTGTCGCACTTGCCCGTGATCGTGGACCCGTCGCATGCAACAGGTCGGCCGGATTTGATCCCCGCCTGTGCATTGGCCGGTTTGGCCGCTGGAGCCGATGGCGTGCATATCGAAGTGCACGATTGCCCCGAAGAAGCCAAAAGCGATGGGCCCCAAGCTTTATTACCCGATCAATATCGTCAGCTAGCAGACCAAATGAAAGAACTTGCTAAGCTGTTTGGAAAAACTGTGTCCCCGCTTCCGGAGAAAATGGGTTGAGTCGTCAAACAATCATTGCTGGTAACTGGAAAATGAACACTCGTTGTGACAGTGCAGTGGCACTGGCCAAGGGAGTGGTTGCCGCCGTCGGTGAAACACCGTCCGTTCAAGTGGTCCTCTGTCCACCTTCGGTCTATCTGTCCAGCGTTGCGGATGCAGTCGCGGGCACTCCAGTCCAATTGGGGGCCCAAAACCTGTACGCTGCCGAAGATGGGGCGTACACCGGCGAAGTCAACGCATCGATGTTGACCGATGTCGGTTGCGGCTTCGTGATCCTGGGCCACAGCGAACGTCGTGCGTTGATGGGCGAAACCGATGCGGACGTCAGCAAGAAGCTGCATGCGGCGCTTGCCGGCAACTTGGTGCCAATCGTGTGCGTCGGCGAAACGCTCGAAGAGCGTGAAGCGGGTAAAATGGAAGAAGTGATCGAAACGCAAGTTCGTGGATCGCTGGAAGGACTTGATGAAGTTCGCGCGGCCGGAATCGTCGTGGCCTACGAACCAGTATGGGCGATCGGCACTGGCAAAACGGCCTCGCCCGAGCAAGCCGAAGAGGTTCATGCCCTGATTCGCAAATTGTTGGGCGAGATGTTCACAACCGACGTAGCGGCACAGATCCGGATTCAATACGGTGGCAGCGTCAAACCAGGCAATGCCAAGGAATTGCTTGGACAACCGAACATTGACGGAGCTTTGGTCGGCGGAGCGAGTCTGAAAGCCGAAGACTTCGCAGGAATTATCGCGGCTGGCTGAAAACCGCACCGCCGCGGAACACACAACTACTAATATTGTCTATTTGAAGGACGAACAAAGTCATGATCGCTCAGATCGCTGGATTTTTGCTGATTGCGTCGCTTGAAGGAGCCATCTTGGGCTTCTTGATGGGATTTTTGTCGCTGTTTTTGATTCTGTTGGTGCTGATCCAACGTGGAAAGGGTGGCGGATTGACCGGAGCACTCGGAGGTCCTGGTGGACAAAGTGCATTTGGTAGTAAGGCCGGAGACACCTTTACCGTGATCACCGTGGTCGTTGCAACCGTGTGGGCGTTCTCGTGTGCATTCACCATGTGGTTGCTCGGCACCCATGCTTCGACGACGACCGCCGATTCGGTGATCAAGTCCGGTGGTGGCGACAAAGATCCAGCAGGCGAAACGTTCAAACTGCCCAAGCTTGATGGCGAAGGAACCACCGGTCTAGGTGCGGGACTGTCCAGCGGCGAAGCGACCACCGAAAGCTCGGAGACGACCGAAAACTCAGTCGAACTAACTCCTGCGACCAGCGGTGCAGTTGCCGACGCCGACGATGCTAGCAGCGAAGCAGATGCAGGCGAAACCACCGATGCCGCTGCGACGGACACCGCAGCAGAACCGGCTGACAGTGACGGCGACAAGTAGACTGCATGAGCTCTGTGACTCCTGAAAATGCTCGCAGCATGACCGGTCAAGGTCATGCGTCGCTGCAAACGGATCTTGGTACGTTTGTGGTGGAGGTGCGCACTGTCAACAATCGCGGTTTCAAATGCTCGCTGCGATCAAGCGACGGACTATCGGCGTTTGATTCGCGAATCGAGTCGTTGGTTCGCAAGTTGATCCATCGCGGCAGCATCAATCTAACGGTCACTTGGAAGCGGCCTTCCTCGGAAACGCTGCCTCAGATTGATCAAGCGGTGTTGGGTGCCTATTTCGAGCAGCTTCAGCAGGCTAAGGCGACGTTTGCCGGTAATGGTGTGACGATCGATTTGGCGCAGTTGGCGATGTTGCCAGGCGTGGTGGTCCCGCGGTCCCAAGAACGCGTCGACATGCCAGCGGTTTGGTCGGCGGTCGAAGAGGTGATTCGCGATGCAGTCGCAAGTCTCGACCAAATGCGGGCTCACGAGGGAGCGCATATGGCGGCGAGTTTGCGAGAGGATTGTGATGTGATCCGCGATCACGTCGATCGGATTGCCGAGCTTGGACCGCGAAGCGTCGATACCTACCAAAAGCGTTTAGAGACCAAGATTCAACGCGTGTTGGCTCAGCATGACATCGAAGTGCCAATGATCGATCTGTTACGCGAAGTTCAGATCTATGCCGACCGAGTGGACTACAGCGAAGAGATCACCCGGCTGGGCAGCCATTTGCAGTTGTTCTTGCAAACGCTAAGCGGCAATGCCTCAGGCGGCAATCAGGCCGCTGGCAGTCACCAGGCCGTTGGCAGTAACCAGGCCGCTGGCGGTGGCGAAGCGGCGGGCGATCCCGAGCCATCGGGCCGCAAACTCGAATTTATTGTTCAGGAGATGCTGCGAGAAACAAACACGATCGGCAGCAAGGCGTCGCAGACGGAAATTTCGGGGCATGTCGTCGAGATCAAGTGTGCAATCGAACGGATGCGAGAATTGGTCCAAAATCTCGAATAATCCAGCGAAGGCAAGACATGAATTTGGAACAATGCGGTCGGCTGATCATCATTTCCGGTCCGAGTGGAGCGGGTAAATCAACGGTGGTGCGCCGATTGCGAAAAGAGTGCCCGTTGCCACTGCAATCGAGTATCTCGGCGACCACCCGCGGCCCACGGCCTGGGGAACAGCACGGAGTGGACTACTTTTTCTTGAGCCACGACGAATTTGAGCGGCGACGCAAAGCGGGCGACTTCCTAGAGTGCAAGGAGGTGTTCGGGCGTGGCCATTGGTATGGCACGCTCCGCGATCAGGTCGCCACTGGTCTGGAAGCTGGCAAATGGGTTATTTTGGAGATCGATGTCCAAGGGGCCTTGGCAGTCCTCGATCACAAAGAGTTCAGCCCGATTACACTGTTCATTCACCCCGGTGGGATGGAAGAGCTCGAGCGGCGGCTTCGCACACGCGGGACCGAGTCCGAGGAAGCGATTGCAGCGCGGCTGGAAACCGCCTGCCGCGAGATGCAGTTCATGCATCGTTACCAATACGAAATCATCAATGGGTCGGTCGATCGAGCCGTCTCGGAAATCTGCCAAATTTTGAAAGACCAAAAGGAAAAACAACCATGCTCGAAGAGCTAAAAGAAGAAGAGATCGTTAACAAGGTCGGTGGTCGGTTTAAATTAAGCACGCTGATCCAAAAGCGTTTGGTGCAATTAAACCAAGGCAGCCGGGCGCTGGTGAACGTCGATACGCACGACAAAATGACGATTGTGTTGCAGGAAATCATGCAAGACAAAATCGTCTTGAACATGGACAACGAAGTCCAATCGCTCGAAGAACTCACCGCGGCTGCCGATGCCGCTTCGGACGGCCCTGATTTGGATGCGTCGGATCTATGAGCGAGCAGAGGCGAGCAATCTTGCTCGCCGTCGGTGGGGGGATCGCGGCCTACAAAGCGGCGACCGTTTGTAGTCGACTCGTTCAATCGGGTTACGATCTGCGTACGGCCATGACCTCATCGGCATCTCAATTTATCGGCGCCGCCACTTTCGCGGCGCTGTCCGGAAAAACGGTCGCTCAGGATTCCTTTGATCCTGGGCGATTTCCGTTAGGGGCTCACATCGAATGGACTCGCGATGTGGACTTGTTGATCGTAGCTCCGGCAACTGCGAATCTTTTAGCAAAGTTTGCTTCAGGGCTCGCCGACGATCTTATAAGCACGATGTACTTGCAAGCCGAATGTCCCGTTTTGCTGGCACCGGCGATGAGTGCGTCGATGTGGAGCAAGCCGGCGGTCCAGCGGAACGTCGAGACGTTGCGTCGCGATGGATGTCATTTTGTCGGTCCGGAATCGGGTTGGCTTAGTTGCCGTGTTCGTGGCGAGGGACGGATGGCCGAACCGGATGCGATTGTCGCTGCGGCGATTCAGCGATTGCCTGAATCTTGAGGGCGGCCTGCGTCCAAGCTCGCTGCCTCCGATGCTGGTCGAGTCTTCGGCCGGCTGCATGATGTTTGACTTTTATTCTAATCTCTCTTTGCTGCGTTTCGCGGTACGAGCCAAACCATGACTGTCTTTGTTTTCGGGCACCGCAATCCCGATACCGATGCGATTTGCAGTGCGATTGCCTACGCCGATTTTTTGAAGAAAACGACGCGTCCCGATGCAGTCGCCGCTTGTTGTGGGGCCCCCAACCAGCGGACTGAATTCGCGCTGCGGAAAGCCAAGTTGCCGCCGCCGCGAATCATCATGGATGTGCGGCCCGAGATTGAGGACGTGTGCCAACGCGACGTCGTCTTTGCTCGTCAATCCGAGGTGTTCTACGAAGTCTACCAGCGGATGAAAGAGCATGGTCTGCGGGCGATTCCGATCGTCGATGACAACGACAAGGTCGTCGGGATCGTGACGCTATTGGAACTGCTCGAATTGGTGCTTCAAGGCGGCGTTGATCCGATCCATTCACGCGAGGTTTGCAGTAACCTGACCAAAGTCGCTTCGGTGCTGGGCGGGACGTTCCAGCACGTCGTTGACCCCGACCGGACCGACGAGTTCGTTGTGACCGTTGGGGCGATGAGCGCCGAAGGATTCACGCAGCGGATGAATCAGTTTTCGGCCGAGCGGTTGTTGGTCGTCAGCGGCGATCGACCGACGATCCAATTGCCCGCACTCGAGTTGGGCGTTCGCGCCATGGTGATCGCGGGCGGTTACGAATTGTCGAGCGGGTTGTTGCACTTGGCCCAGGCCCGCGGCGTCTCGGTGATCATCAGTCCCTATGACACGGCGACCACCACGATGCGAATCAAGGCGGCTCGCTTGATCGATTCGGTGATCCAACGCGACTTCATTTCGCTGCCGGCAAAGATGCCGGTCGAAGCGGCACGTCAACAAATCTTTCGCTCTTCGCAAACCGTCTTTCCCGTACTCGACAACGGAAAACTCGTCGGCGTGCTCAGCAAGAGCGACTTGGTCAACCCGCCGATGCCCGAATTGGTATTGGTCGACCACAACGAGTTATCGCAAGCGGTGCAGGGGGCCGAAGACGCGATCATCACCGAGGTGCTCGATCATCATCGCCTTGGCGGATCGCTCAAATCGTCCAATCCGATTCGCTTCACCTTGGAACCGGTAGGGTCGACCTGCACCCTCGTCGCTCGCTTGTTTCGGCAGGCGGATTTGAAACCCTCTGCTGCGGTGGCGCTGTGCATGGCGTCGGGCATCATCAGCGACACCTTGTTTTTGCGTTCGCCCACCACCACCGATGTGGATCGCGATATTTTGCAGTGGTTGCAGCAGTTTTGTGCGTTTGACTTGGAGGAATACGCGACCGAGTTCTTCGAGGTCGGTTCGGCGCTGCGATCCGGAGAAGCAGGCCGTGTGGTGCGTGAAGACTGCAAAGAATTTGAGGAGGCGGGAGTCAAATTCTCGATTTCGCAGATCGAAGAAATTGGTTTTGACTTGTTCTGGGAGCGCAAGGATGAATTGGCCGCAGCGCTTGAGCAATTGGCAAAAGACAACCAGCTCGACTTCTCTGCGCTGCTGGTCACCGACATCTCCAGCAACGGCAGCCTGTTGTTGATGAGCCGCGAACCGGAGGGGTGGGATGAAATCAACTACCCGGAACTCGAAGAGAATCTGTACGAACTCGAAGAGGTGGTCAGTCGCAAAAAACAATTGCTTCCGTTGATCATCAGTTTGCTCGATTCCGCCCCCCAATCCAGCTGATTGCCGCTATGATCCTTCATCCCTTTGTGCTCACCTCCGCTCGGCTTGGGAGTCCCTAACGATCGAAACGCTCAACGAATCCATCTACGACCATCCAAAATATTACGATCTCGTGTTTGGCGCCGATTGCGCCGCCGAGGTCAAGTTCATTAAGGGCTGCGGAAGTGAGTGGATGCAGCGTGCTCCGAAACGGATGTTTGAGCCCGCTTGTGGCACCGGCCGGCTACTCTATGCACTTGTCAAAAAAGGGTTCCGCGTCGACGGGCTCGATTTGAATCCCAAGGCGGTCGAGTTTTGTAATGCTCGTTTTCGTCGTCATGGCGTACGGGAATCCGCCTTTGTCGCCGACATGTCGGACTTCACAACGAAGTGGAAATGCGATCTGGCGTTTAACACCATCAATAGCTTTCGCCATCTCTGTAGCGAGCGTGAGGCACGGGGGCATTTGCAGTGCATGGGCGAAGTCGTTCGCCCCGGCGGGCTGTATCTGTTGGGCATCCATTTGACCCCGACCGAAGTCGCCCCGAGTGAGACCGAGTCGTGGTCGGCGCGACGCGGACACTTGGCAATCAGCACGCACATGTGGACCAACGAACGAAATACGGAAAGCCGCATTGAGCGGTTTGGCATTCGTTTTGATATCCACAGTCCATCGCACAGTTTTCGGATCACCGATGAACTTGTGTTGCGAAGCTATACCCCAAAACAGATGAATCGATTGATCCAATCGAGCAAGTGTTGGGAGGTCGCTGCCACGTACGACTTTGGTTACGACCTGGATCATCCCATCGAGGTCGACGCATCGACCGAGGATGTAGTCTATGTCTTGCGGCGCAAGCCGGACTGACGTGCCGCCTGATTGGCGACTTCTGTACCAAGTGTCTTCTAAAAACGCGGCAAGCGGTTATCGCCTTCGCGATCGTCCTGAGGAAGCAAAAAGAATCGCTCCGATCAATGTCAAAATCGCGACACCGCCCGCGATGGCCGCATTTTGTCCCCAACCCTGCTTCAAATTTTGGACCCGTTTGTAGCCATAGGGGACAGGCAGTTCGAGCCCAGCCTCTTCCATCTGCTCGTATTCCCGCAGCAGTTCAGCGGGATTTCGAGTTGGGTAAACGTCGCGGACCTCTTGCAGATGGATCTCGGTGTTGACCGGGGCGTCGATCAGTGCCCAGCGAATGCCGCAGTAAGCGGCAATCAATAGGCTTGCGGTGCAAATCAGCCCCAAAGCCAGGGTGCCGAACGTCCGGCCCGAGCCGGCTTCGTTGTAGGAAGGGGGCTCGTTGGTCGCCGCAGAGGCCGATTCGTCCCTGGGCAGCCGTTTGAGTTCCCCAAGCCGAGGGACCGCGACCGATTGCTCGCAGGAAGGGCAGGAGACGCTATCACCCGCTTGTGAGGGGGTGACAAGGATCACTTTTTGGCAGTGAGGGCACGAAAGTTGGTACATGAAGATCAAATGAAAAAGAATTGAAGGCGAAGTGGGTGGACCACGAAGGCAACCTGACTAAAATCCAAAGTGTGCAAACGGCGCCACCGCCAACCCCTACCGCTCCCACCCGTTGACGGAGAAATCGTGTGACTTGCTCTCACTTTACTCCGCAACCGCGTCGGACACCGCTCATGGTGACTCGTGGTAACAATAGCGAACTGTTTTGTTCGTCCTGGTGGACCGGAAGGATCGGGTCCCACCTACAAGAGTGGTCATTTGCCGAATGTTGCCATGGAGGCAAGGAAAGCGGAGCGACTTGATATTTAGGGCATACTTAAATTTGAGGTCACGAGGCTTGGAAGTGTTTGGACCGGGGAAACTCTTGATTACGGCAGCCACGTTGGGTTGGTTCGTACCAAGTGACGACCGGTCGATTGGGCAACCGGCGGTCAATGGGGCAATCGGGCAGTCTGTCATTCGGTGGTGCTCTTAGCAAAGAGGGTCTCTCTTTGCTTGGTCTCCATCGGTCAAACTGCGGTACCGATCCCACGAACCGTTTCCGCAAAGCTCATTTCGTGACTAATGCAAACAACCCATTCATCTAGAAACTCCTTCCATTTGAAGTACTGTCGCAATAATGAGTCCACTGTGGTGTAGAGTTAAGGAGCAACTTTGTTCTTAGTCAACTCGTTCTCAGTCAGCTTGTTCCGCATCTCAATGTGAAATGAAGTTCAATAAGAAATGAAGTTCACAGGGGGCTTCCGCTCATTCCTTCGTCAACTTGCACCATTACTCACTTGCACGATTACTCATTTGCACATCGATAAATTTTCACGATTGTCATCCACCACTTGGCCATCGACCACATGATTGCTCGTTTCGTTTGACTTGATACGAAACCGATTTTTAGCCCTCATATCTCACACTGTTCCGCTAGGAGTTCCCCTTTGTTCGATACACTCTTGGACGAATTTGATGACGTAACCGTCCAAAGCACCGAAGCCGTGACCGGCAGTTTTCGCAAGCTGCCCGTTGACGACAGCGACGACAACGATGCTGCCGTCGCTATGGCTTCTGCTGCCGATGGCGAAGTCCAACTCGAAAGCCCCGACGAACTGCTTGCTGGTGACGAAACCGAAACGTGGTCCGATGATCCGGTTCGGATGTACTTGACCCAAATGGGCGAGATTCCGCTACTGACACGAAAGCAAGAAATTGAACTTGCCAAGCGGATCGAAGAAACACGCCGTCGGTTCCGTACCAAATTGCTCGAGAACCATTACGTTCTCGTCGAAGCCTACAAGACGCTGAAGAAGGTTTACCGCGGCCAATTGCCGTTTGACCGTACCGTTCAAGTTTCGGTCACCGACCATTTGGAAAAAGAACAGATCGTCGGCCGTTTGCCACACAACCTGCGAACGCTGCAAACCTTGCTGCGACGCAATCGACACGATTGGAAAGTCGCACTCAGCAAGGCGGCCTCGCAGCGACGCCGCGTCGAAGCGTGGCGGTCGCTTGCCCGTCGTCGTCGTCGTGCCGTACGTTTGATCGAAGAGCTCGGTCTGCGTACCCAGCGAATTGAAACGCGAATCGACTTGCTCGAAAAATTCTCGCATCGTTTGACCGAAATCGACCACATCATTTCGGACCAAAAACGCACCAAACATGGTCGTGAAGTCCGCGAGAAATTGCTTCACGAGCGACGCCAGATTTTGACCGCGTGCCAGGAAACCCCCACTTCACTACGCAATCGCGTGGCGATGTTGAACAAGGTGTACGCCGAGTACCAACAAGCCAAACGTGAACTGAGCGAAGGAAACCTGCGTCTGGTGGTTTCGATCGCTAAAAAGTATCGCAACCGTGGTTTGTCGTTCCTGGATTTGATCCAAGAAGGGAACGCCGGTTTGATGCGGGCGGTCGACAAATTTGAATATCGTCGTGGTTTCAAATTCTGTACCTACGCGACGTGGTGGATTCGCCAAGCGATCACCCGAGCGGTTGCTGACCAGAGCCGAACGATTCGTATCCCGGTTCACATGGTCGAAACGATGAGCCGCGTGCGAAACGTTGCTCGCCAATTGCTGCAAGAACTCGGACGTGAACCCACGATCGAAGAAACCGCGCGTCGCGCGGATGTGACCGTCGAAGAAGCCCGTCGTGTTTTGACGATGAGCCGTTTCCCGATTTCGTTGGATCGTCCCGTTGGCAACAGCGAAGACAGCCAGTTCGGTGATCTGCTTCCCGATGGTGCCGCAGAGAGCCCGCAAATCGGTGCGACGCAAGAAATGCTGCGTGACCGCATCACCGGAGTGTTGAAGTCGTTGTCGTATCGTGAACGCGAGATCATCAAACTGCGTTATGGTCTCGGGGACGGTTACAGCTATACGCTCGAAGAAGTGGGGCACATTTTCAAAGTGACTCGTGAGCGTATTCGACAAATCGAAGCCAAGGCGGTGCGAAAGCTGCAACAGCCGAGCCGTAGCCAGGATTTGGTAGGCTTCCTCGACTAGTCAAGTCGATCCATTTGTATTAACAATCGATGGCGATGTGCTTGTTTCAAGTGCATCGCCATTTTTTGTATCCGCTTTGACGAGTCGCTGGCGAATCAGGGAACCCAAGCACGATGCCCACCGTCCATGAATTATTGCAACAAGGCTGGCAACGGCATCAAGCGGGAAAGCTTGATGAGGCGATTCAAGTTTATCGCCACGTGCTGGCGAATTCCCCAAAGAACGCGGATGCCTTGGTCTATTTGGGGATCGCGTTTTTTGATCAACGCGACTTTGAGCAATCCGTTGCCGT includes the following:
- a CDS encoding glycosyltransferase family 1 protein, with protein sequence MRVLYEGSIFEMLRCGGVARYFVELINRLPAQTTPIMLGPEEPASGITHPHFQYETVATRPPLKFLRKLWHPAQHGRINQRMRAQQADLVHWTYYQGLCRRPIQRSAVPTVITVYDFIHEAFPDTDPTGKSLTMKARAIDVADHICCISQTTYDELCERFPAAADRASITSLGSGLANVNAAPLPEELRGRPFVLFVGRRGGYKNFDLLWRAWNKMKQATPDLNLVLVGPRMKPREQAALGWSNEDPRTQLYVAADDSLLKTLYQHCNAFVFPSKMEGFGLPVLEAMINGCLVFASSCAALREVAGSAGYFFDPENVDELAELLIAAGNNTITDRDSKIAAGHCRADYFSWENTAAQTIKVYEDLLNRNCVRHAA
- the aroF gene encoding 3-deoxy-7-phosphoheptulonate synthase, whose amino-acid sequence is MIVILQSNVTEEQIDHVLRRIEALGLQHHLSRGTFRTIVGIIGDEEKLQSEPLHAIPGVAQVIPVLPPYKLASLEAHPEPSIVDVSGVKIGNGHLGMIAGPCSVEDRDRMFRIAESVCESGANLFRGGAYKPRTSPYAFQGLGEAGLKLLREVGDKFNMPVVTEVTDPRLVELVAEHADMLQVGARNMQNFALLTEVGKSKRPVLLKRGMSATITDLLMCAEYILSQGNMNVVLCERGVKGFDSATRNLFDVAAVPLIHNLSHLPVIVDPSHATGRPDLIPACALAGLAAGADGVHIEVHDCPEEAKSDGPQALLPDQYRQLADQMKELAKLFGKTVSPLPEKMG
- the tpiA gene encoding triose-phosphate isomerase — translated: MSRQTIIAGNWKMNTRCDSAVALAKGVVAAVGETPSVQVVLCPPSVYLSSVADAVAGTPVQLGAQNLYAAEDGAYTGEVNASMLTDVGCGFVILGHSERRALMGETDADVSKKLHAALAGNLVPIVCVGETLEEREAGKMEEVIETQVRGSLEGLDEVRAAGIVVAYEPVWAIGTGKTASPEQAEEVHALIRKLLGEMFTTDVAAQIRIQYGGSVKPGNAKELLGQPNIDGALVGGASLKAEDFAGIIAAG
- the secG gene encoding preprotein translocase subunit SecG; amino-acid sequence: MIAQIAGFLLIASLEGAILGFLMGFLSLFLILLVLIQRGKGGGLTGALGGPGGQSAFGSKAGDTFTVITVVVATVWAFSCAFTMWLLGTHASTTTADSVIKSGGGDKDPAGETFKLPKLDGEGTTGLGAGLSSGEATTESSETTENSVELTPATSGAVADADDASSEADAGETTDAAATDTAAEPADSDGDK
- a CDS encoding YicC family protein, coding for MSSVTPENARSMTGQGHASLQTDLGTFVVEVRTVNNRGFKCSLRSSDGLSAFDSRIESLVRKLIHRGSINLTVTWKRPSSETLPQIDQAVLGAYFEQLQQAKATFAGNGVTIDLAQLAMLPGVVVPRSQERVDMPAVWSAVEEVIRDAVASLDQMRAHEGAHMAASLREDCDVIRDHVDRIAELGPRSVDTYQKRLETKIQRVLAQHDIEVPMIDLLREVQIYADRVDYSEEITRLGSHLQLFLQTLSGNASGGNQAAGSHQAVGSNQAAGGGEAAGDPEPSGRKLEFIVQEMLRETNTIGSKASQTEISGHVVEIKCAIERMRELVQNLE
- the gmk gene encoding guanylate kinase, with product MNLEQCGRLIIISGPSGAGKSTVVRRLRKECPLPLQSSISATTRGPRPGEQHGVDYFFLSHDEFERRRKAGDFLECKEVFGRGHWYGTLRDQVATGLEAGKWVILEIDVQGALAVLDHKEFSPITLFIHPGGMEELERRLRTRGTESEEAIAARLETACREMQFMHRYQYEIINGSVDRAVSEICQILKDQKEKQPCSKS
- a CDS encoding DNA-directed RNA polymerase subunit omega, with the translated sequence MLEELKEEEIVNKVGGRFKLSTLIQKRLVQLNQGSRALVNVDTHDKMTIVLQEIMQDKIVLNMDNEVQSLEELTAAADAASDGPDLDASDL